A window from Pseudomonas campi encodes these proteins:
- a CDS encoding sterol desaturase family protein: MNVAVMAVPLYIALILLELAYERYSGRHTYRLADATTSINTAVLRVLLEGPLRLLLVIPYAWLYEHARLLELDASSPWVWLLGFIAVDFCFYWAHRSLHRYNLLWGAHQPHHSSEDFNLSTALRKGAFQTAFDWPFYLPLALLGIPLPLFLVLLGAQLVYQFWIHSQHVARLGVLEWFMVTPSNHRVHHGQNDCYIDKNHGGVFIIWDRLFGTFVDEREPVRYGVTTPVRTFDPIRLQFSWWRLLWADARATRSWWDKLRLWWMPTGWRPADVQARPWPSMPADKFERPYPSSLRWYAFLQFVAINAMALCFLASVKRAAVWEPWLLVLAILSGCVSLGLLFEGKRRLWSLEVVRLLALAGLALGWGLWLVPAQWLLGVLLAGLCVASLLWLKWLAARPQVVAT, translated from the coding sequence ATGAATGTCGCCGTAATGGCCGTGCCGCTGTATATCGCACTGATCCTGCTGGAGCTGGCGTACGAGCGCTACAGCGGGCGCCACACCTATCGTCTGGCGGATGCGACCACCAGCATCAACACCGCCGTGTTGCGCGTATTGCTCGAAGGGCCGCTGCGTCTGCTGCTGGTGATCCCTTACGCCTGGCTATACGAACATGCGCGGCTGCTGGAGCTGGATGCGAGCTCGCCCTGGGTCTGGCTGCTCGGTTTTATCGCCGTGGACTTCTGCTTCTATTGGGCGCATCGCAGCCTGCACCGTTACAACCTGCTGTGGGGCGCGCACCAGCCGCATCACTCCAGCGAGGACTTCAACCTGTCCACCGCGCTGCGCAAGGGCGCCTTCCAGACGGCTTTCGACTGGCCGTTCTACCTGCCGCTTGCGTTGTTGGGGATTCCGCTGCCGCTGTTTCTGGTTCTGCTTGGCGCGCAGCTGGTCTACCAGTTCTGGATCCATAGCCAGCATGTCGCCCGGCTCGGCGTGCTGGAGTGGTTCATGGTCACGCCGAGCAACCACCGCGTGCACCACGGGCAGAACGACTGCTACATCGACAAGAACCATGGCGGCGTGTTCATCATCTGGGATCGCCTGTTCGGCACCTTCGTCGACGAGCGCGAGCCGGTGCGCTACGGGGTGACCACGCCGGTGCGCACCTTCGACCCGATCCGCCTGCAGTTTTCCTGGTGGCGCCTGCTCTGGGCCGATGCCCGCGCGACTCGCTCCTGGTGGGACAAGCTGCGCCTGTGGTGGATGCCCACCGGCTGGCGCCCGGCAGATGTGCAGGCAAGGCCCTGGCCATCGATGCCCGCGGACAAGTTCGAGCGGCCCTATCCGAGCAGCCTGCGCTGGTATGCCTTTCTGCAGTTCGTGGCGATCAATGCCATGGCCCTGTGCTTCCTGGCCAGCGTCAAGCGCGCCGCCGTGTGGGAGCCCTGGCTGCTGGTGCTGGCGATCCTCAGTGGCTGCGTCAGCCTCGGCCTGCTGTTCGAGGGCAAACGCCGGCTGTGGTCGCTGGAGGTGGTGCGGCTGCTGGCGCTGGCCGGTTTGGCACTGGGCTGGGGCTTGTGGCTGGTGCCGGCGCAGTGGCTGCTCGGCGTGCTGCTGGCGGGGCTGTGTGTGGCCAGCCTGCTGTGGCTGAAGTGGTTGGCGGCGCGACCGCAGGTGGTAGCGACGTAG
- a CDS encoding NAD(P)/FAD-dependent oxidoreductase, with translation MHSIDTLIIGAGAIGLACAARLARPGQSTLIVEAESLIGSHSSSRNSEVIHAGLYYPPDSLKAELCREGRERLYAWCAAQGVAHRRIGKLLVAVEAAEIAQLEKLQANAAACGVSDLQPLDRAQLLGLEPAVRAVAGLLSPSSGILDSHAYLQSLLAVAEARGAQLVLRTRIEHLQSSADGWLASGISAGEPFQLRAQLVINAGGLFAQQLAAQTAGLAPIPPLHLCQGRYFSYSGRSPFQHLVYPMPEANIAGLGIHATLDLGGQLRFGPDMRYLDSLDYQVDAQLREPFATAIQRYFPGLDPSRLQPGYSGVRPKLSGAGEPPADFVIQTAAAHGLPGLVNLFGIESPGLTASLAIAEKVAAAL, from the coding sequence ATGCATAGCATCGACACCCTGATCATCGGCGCCGGCGCCATCGGCCTGGCCTGCGCCGCACGCCTGGCACGCCCCGGACAGAGCACGCTGATCGTCGAAGCGGAAAGCCTGATCGGCAGCCACAGCTCCAGCCGCAACTCCGAGGTGATCCACGCCGGCCTGTACTACCCGCCCGACTCACTCAAGGCCGAGCTGTGCCGCGAAGGCCGCGAACGCCTGTATGCCTGGTGCGCCGCACAGGGCGTGGCGCACCGCCGCATCGGCAAGCTGCTGGTGGCGGTGGAGGCGGCAGAAATCGCCCAGCTGGAAAAGCTCCAGGCCAATGCCGCCGCCTGCGGGGTCAGCGACCTGCAGCCGCTAGACCGCGCCCAGCTGCTTGGCCTGGAGCCGGCAGTTCGCGCGGTCGCTGGCCTGCTATCACCGAGCAGCGGAATCCTCGACAGCCACGCCTACCTGCAATCACTGCTGGCCGTCGCCGAAGCCCGCGGCGCGCAACTGGTGTTGCGTACGCGCATCGAGCATCTGCAATCCAGCGCCGACGGCTGGCTGGCCAGCGGCATCAGCGCCGGCGAGCCGTTCCAGCTGCGCGCCCAGCTGGTGATCAATGCCGGCGGCCTGTTCGCCCAGCAGTTGGCGGCGCAGACCGCCGGTCTCGCGCCGATACCGCCGCTGCATCTGTGCCAGGGCCGCTACTTCAGCTACAGCGGGCGCAGCCCGTTCCAGCACCTGGTCTACCCAATGCCAGAAGCCAACATCGCCGGCCTCGGCATCCACGCCACCCTCGACCTCGGCGGCCAGCTGCGCTTCGGCCCGGACATGCGCTACCTGGACAGCCTGGACTACCAGGTCGACGCGCAGCTGCGCGAGCCTTTCGCCACGGCGATCCAGCGCTACTTCCCCGGCCTTGACCCCAGCCGCCTGCAGCCCGGCTACAGCGGCGTGCGACCCAAGCTGAGCGGCGCCGGGGAACCGCCCGCCGACTTCGTCATCCAAACCGCTGCCGCCCACGGCCTGCCCGGTCTGGTCAACCTGTTCGGAATCGAGTCCCCAGGCCTCACCGCCAGCCTGGCAATCGCCGAGAAGGTGGCCGCGGCACTCTGA
- a CDS encoding AsmA family protein has translation MKSIGKILGLVFLGLLLIIVGLGFALTHLFDPNDYKDEIQQLARDKANLELKLNGDIGWSLFPWLGLELTDATLASAETPDKPFADLRLLGLSVRVLPLLRKEVQMSDIRLDGLNLTLQRDAKGRGNWEGVGKPAQTAATPPTTASDSTAPAGSEPAPAETADSQPIKLDIDSLTISNSRIDYQDASNGRQFSAEGIELSTGAIREGASIPLKLTAFFGTNQPVLRAKTELQTALRFDRALKRYQLEDFKLAGEASGEPFKGKTLTFATQGQLLLDQAAQVAEWNSLKLTANQLRAIGELKLRDLDKTVQLQGGLSIAQVNLREFLSGLGVELPAMRDANTLQQFELSTRLAGTPTSINFNELSLKLDDSSFSGSLAVSDFAKQALRLQLKGDKLDLDRYLPPKDQDASAGVARKNEIKGAVAAAGKSGSTPLPNSPTQQAWSNEQLLPLEQLRKLDVQADISLGQLTLNKLPIESALFKAKARGGVLNLQELRGDLYGGNFAVTSQLDVRPAVPLLTAQKQLTRIPVEKLIEAQGEKAPIKGLLDLNADVRTQGNSQKAWIDALNGKAGFSLSDGVLIEANLEQQLCQGIATLNRKSLTGEPRGKDTPFEELDGNLTFRNGVASNPDLKARLPGLTVKGKGDVDLRVLGLDYRIGIVIEGDKSAMPDQACQVNERYADIEWPLLCRGPLELGAKACRLDKDGMGKVAAKLAGNKLEEKIEEKLGDKVSPELKDALKGLFNR, from the coding sequence ATGAAATCTATCGGCAAAATCCTGGGCCTGGTCTTCCTCGGACTGTTGCTGATCATCGTCGGCCTCGGCTTCGCCCTGACCCACCTGTTCGACCCCAACGACTACAAGGACGAGATCCAGCAACTGGCCCGCGACAAGGCCAATCTGGAACTCAAGCTCAATGGCGACATCGGCTGGAGCCTGTTCCCCTGGCTCGGTCTGGAACTGACCGACGCCACCCTGGCCAGCGCCGAGACCCCGGACAAACCCTTCGCCGACCTGCGCCTGCTGGGCCTCTCCGTGCGCGTGCTGCCGCTGCTGCGCAAGGAAGTGCAGATGAGCGACATCCGCCTCGACGGCCTCAACCTGACCCTGCAACGCGACGCCAAGGGCCGCGGCAACTGGGAAGGCGTGGGCAAACCGGCGCAAACCGCCGCCACCCCGCCCACTACCGCCAGCGATAGCACGGCGCCTGCCGGCAGCGAACCGGCCCCTGCCGAAACGGCCGACAGCCAGCCGATCAAGCTGGATATCGACAGCCTGACCATCAGCAACTCGCGCATCGATTACCAGGACGCAAGCAACGGCCGCCAGTTCAGCGCCGAAGGCATCGAGCTGAGCACCGGGGCGATCCGCGAAGGCGCCAGCATCCCGCTGAAACTGACCGCCTTCTTCGGCACCAACCAGCCGGTGCTGCGCGCCAAGACCGAACTGCAGACCGCGCTGCGCTTCGACCGCGCCCTCAAGCGCTACCAGCTGGAAGACTTCAAGCTGGCCGGCGAGGCCTCCGGCGAGCCGTTCAAGGGCAAGACCCTGACCTTCGCCACCCAGGGCCAGCTGCTGCTCGACCAGGCCGCCCAGGTCGCCGAGTGGAACAGCCTCAAGCTCACCGCCAACCAGCTGCGCGCCATCGGCGAGCTGAAGCTGCGCGACCTGGACAAGACCGTCCAGCTACAAGGCGGCCTGTCCATCGCCCAGGTCAACCTGCGCGAATTCCTCAGCGGCCTCGGCGTCGAGCTGCCGGCCATGCGTGACGCCAACACCCTGCAGCAGTTCGAGCTGTCGACCCGCCTGGCCGGCACGCCGACCAGCATCAACTTCAACGAACTGAGCCTGAAACTGGACGACAGCAGCTTCAGCGGCAGCCTGGCCGTCAGCGACTTCGCCAAGCAGGCCCTGCGCCTGCAGCTCAAGGGCGACAAGCTCGACCTCGACCGTTACCTGCCGCCCAAGGATCAGGACGCCAGCGCCGGTGTCGCGCGCAAGAACGAGATCAAGGGCGCCGTGGCCGCCGCCGGCAAGAGCGGCAGCACACCGCTGCCGAACTCGCCAACCCAGCAGGCCTGGAGCAACGAACAGCTGCTGCCCCTCGAACAACTGCGCAAGCTCGATGTGCAGGCCGACATCAGCCTCGGCCAGCTGACCCTGAACAAGCTGCCCATCGAAAGCGCCCTGTTCAAGGCCAAGGCCCGCGGCGGCGTACTCAACCTGCAGGAGCTGCGTGGCGACCTGTATGGCGGCAACTTCGCCGTCACCTCGCAACTCGACGTGCGCCCTGCCGTGCCACTGCTCACCGCACAGAAACAGCTGACCCGCATCCCGGTGGAAAAACTTATCGAAGCCCAGGGCGAAAAGGCCCCGATCAAAGGCCTGCTCGACCTGAATGCCGACGTGCGCACCCAGGGCAATAGCCAGAAGGCCTGGATCGACGCGCTGAACGGCAAGGCCGGCTTCAGCCTAAGCGACGGCGTGCTGATCGAAGCCAACCTGGAGCAGCAGCTGTGCCAGGGCATCGCCACCCTCAATCGCAAGTCGCTCACCGGTGAGCCACGTGGCAAGGACACCCCTTTCGAAGAACTCGACGGCAACCTGACCTTCCGCAATGGCGTGGCCAGCAATCCCGACCTCAAAGCCCGCCTGCCCGGCCTCACGGTCAAAGGCAAAGGCGATGTCGACCTGCGCGTACTCGGCCTCGACTACCGCATCGGCATCGTCATCGAAGGCGACAAGAGCGCCATGCCGGACCAGGCCTGCCAGGTCAACGAACGCTACGCCGACATCGAATGGCCCCTGCTCTGCCGCGGCCCGCTGGAGCTGGGCGCCAAGGCCTGCCGCCTGGACAAGGACGGCATGGGCAAGGTCGCCGCCAAGCTGGCCGGCAACAAGCTCGAAGAGAAGATCGAAGAAAAGCTCGGCGACAAGGTCAGCCCGGAACTCAAGGACGCACTCAAGGGCCTGTTCAACCGATGA
- the mutY gene encoding A/G-specific adenine glycosylase, translated as MTPAQFNGAVLAWYDQHGRKDLPWQQDINPYRVWVSEIMLQQTQVSTVLGYFDRFMHALPTVQALAKAPEDEVLHLWTGLGYYTRARNLQKTAQIVMAEHGGEFPRDVEQLTALPGIGRSTAGAIASLSMGLRAPILDGNVKRVLARYVAQEGYPGEPKVAKQLWQVAECFLPDERVNHYTQAMMDLGATLCTRSKPSCLICPLQSGCQAHLLGLEIRYPIAKPRKALPQKRTLMPLLANRDGAILLYRRPSTGLWGGLWSLPELDDLNALEPLASQHALQLGERRELAGLTHTFSHFQLSIEPWLIQVEAAALGVAEGDWLWYNLATPPRLGLAAPVKKLLKRAAQELNAGETS; from the coding sequence ATGACGCCCGCGCAATTCAACGGCGCCGTGCTGGCCTGGTATGACCAGCACGGGCGCAAGGATCTGCCCTGGCAGCAGGACATTAACCCGTACCGGGTGTGGGTCTCGGAAATCATGCTGCAGCAGACCCAGGTCAGCACCGTACTCGGCTACTTCGACCGTTTCATGCACGCCCTGCCGACCGTGCAAGCCCTGGCCAAGGCCCCGGAAGACGAAGTGCTGCACCTGTGGACCGGCCTTGGCTACTACACCCGCGCACGTAACCTGCAGAAGACCGCGCAGATCGTCATGGCCGAGCACGGCGGCGAATTCCCCCGCGACGTCGAGCAGCTCACCGCGCTGCCCGGCATTGGCCGCTCCACCGCCGGCGCCATCGCCAGCCTGAGCATGGGCCTGCGCGCGCCAATCCTCGACGGCAACGTCAAACGCGTGCTGGCCCGCTACGTGGCCCAGGAAGGCTATCCGGGCGAACCGAAAGTGGCCAAGCAGCTGTGGCAGGTAGCCGAGTGCTTCCTGCCCGACGAGCGAGTCAATCACTACACCCAGGCGATGATGGACCTGGGCGCCACGCTCTGTACCCGGAGCAAGCCAAGCTGCCTGATCTGCCCGCTGCAGAGCGGCTGCCAGGCACACCTGCTGGGCCTGGAGATCCGCTACCCGATCGCCAAGCCGCGCAAGGCGCTGCCGCAGAAGCGCACGCTGATGCCACTCCTGGCCAACCGCGACGGCGCCATCCTGCTCTATCGCCGCCCGTCGACCGGCCTCTGGGGCGGCCTGTGGAGCCTGCCCGAGCTGGACGACCTGAACGCCCTCGAACCGCTGGCCAGCCAGCACGCCCTGCAGCTGGGCGAGCGCCGCGAACTGGCTGGGCTGACCCACACGTTCAGCCACTTCCAGTTGAGCATCGAACCCTGGCTGATCCAGGTCGAAGCCGCCGCCCTTGGCGTGGCCGAGGGCGACTGGCTCTGGTATAACCTCGCCACCCCGCCGCGCCTGGGCCTGGCCGCCCCGGTAAAGAAGCTCCTCAAGCGAGCCGCGCAAGAACTGAATGCAGGAGAAACGTCATGA
- a CDS encoding calcium-binding protein has protein sequence MAIVNGTQISEILNGTAGNDEITGRAGDDTLLGGAGEDAAIYSGSAADYLFSWENGHLTITDKNLSDGNDGTDTLQGIEEVRFSDSTFAVEIDGLSSINTTTPGDQRNPSTTLLSDGGWIIAWQDSSSSTQSIYTQRYDSEGNKIGIETKVNNANSSSSHIDPAVSALPDGGWLIAWSHFPTGEILSRRYDATGEPVSDEQLVSTTPYAGLCPPTVITLSDGGWLISWEKNNEIISQQYDASGTPVGSKIFTSPFEISPGTLSTTALVDGSWLITWGENQTSGHSALQLTATQHYSATGELIGETIYSSPQSWTIKPTTTALADGGWLIAWTDDSGTMTCQRYNAEGEKSGEPSETDLAFDSFPYPASIIGLADGGWLITTGDSPIKSVRFDSNGNQIAQISTNTIGDSMGANVTATALADGGWLLTWQKNTSSEQGLEVLSLRYDADGIPQTPKVQGTDAADTLVGSSLITLAGGLGNDIYIVNSSNAATPIILEKSDEGTDTVYSSINYYKLADNIEIGRITTADKTARLEGNSLNNTLFATSANQTLDGGDGIDTASFIHSTAGVIQGIGHELQEIYTDGILYNIENITGSNFNDVFYNSSSNNVFDGALGSDTVDLSFISAASTINLSKTASQNTQGAGSDTFINIENLYGSRYNDNFTGNAAGNVLNGRAGNDVLDGREGADWLIGGDGSDTYFVDNTGDIVSETNTNATTGGTDTVNSYLSRYTLGANIENGRITASSTASLTGNSLNNILYAGAGNNVLNGGSGSDTASYLYAGSAVTVSLANTAAQATGGSGSDTLTAIENLTGSNYNDKLTGNSANNKLSGGLGNDVLNGGAGADNMIGGDGSDNYYVDHASDVVSETNADASTGGTDTIFSYLAGYNLGTNIENARILATGSANLTGNSLNNVLMAGNGNNVLNGGSGIDTASYAYAGSAVTISLSSTSAQATKGSGSDTLTSIENLTGSNYNDTLIGNSASNTLNGGSGNDRLTGGAGKDTLIGGAGNDVFAFIALADSGVASNSWDIIKDFVRGADKIDLSKLDANTAASGDNAFNKIIDGAATFTAAGQLKVFNGVLYGNTDGDIDAEFAIQLIGVSSISLADFIA, from the coding sequence ATGGCTATCGTTAACGGCACCCAGATCAGCGAGATACTCAACGGCACGGCGGGTAACGACGAAATCACTGGAAGGGCAGGCGATGACACATTGCTAGGCGGCGCCGGCGAGGACGCTGCTATCTACTCTGGAAGTGCTGCTGATTATCTATTCAGCTGGGAAAATGGTCACCTAACAATTACTGATAAGAATTTATCCGACGGCAACGACGGCACAGACACACTTCAAGGCATCGAAGAGGTTCGATTTTCTGATAGTACCTTCGCGGTAGAAATCGACGGACTTTCCTCCATAAACACCACCACCCCCGGCGACCAACGCAACCCCTCAACAACGCTTCTTTCCGATGGGGGATGGATAATTGCCTGGCAAGATAGCTCGAGCTCAACCCAGAGCATCTATACCCAACGCTACGATAGCGAAGGAAACAAAATTGGGATTGAGACAAAGGTCAACAACGCAAACTCATCATCTAGTCACATAGACCCTGCAGTCTCTGCATTGCCGGATGGCGGATGGTTGATTGCTTGGTCGCACTTCCCAACAGGAGAAATACTTAGTCGACGGTACGATGCTACCGGAGAGCCAGTCAGCGATGAGCAGCTAGTCAGCACCACACCTTATGCAGGACTGTGCCCACCTACGGTTATAACCCTGTCTGATGGCGGCTGGCTTATTAGCTGGGAAAAAAATAATGAGATTATTAGCCAACAATATGATGCCTCCGGAACCCCTGTCGGAAGTAAAATATTCACTAGCCCTTTCGAAATAAGTCCAGGCACCCTTTCCACCACAGCTCTTGTTGACGGCAGCTGGTTGATTACCTGGGGCGAGAATCAGACTAGTGGCCACTCGGCGCTACAACTTACAGCCACTCAACACTACTCTGCTACCGGCGAACTTATAGGCGAAACCATCTATAGCTCACCGCAAAGCTGGACAATAAAACCCACCACCACGGCACTAGCCGACGGTGGCTGGCTGATAGCTTGGACTGATGACAGCGGCACGATGACCTGTCAACGCTACAATGCGGAAGGAGAAAAGTCTGGAGAGCCCTCTGAAACCGACTTAGCCTTTGATTCCTTCCCATATCCTGCCAGCATTATCGGCTTGGCTGATGGAGGATGGCTAATAACAACAGGCGACAGCCCTATTAAATCTGTTCGATTTGACTCGAACGGCAACCAAATAGCTCAAATATCCACCAACACTATTGGCGATTCAATGGGGGCTAATGTTACCGCCACAGCCCTTGCGGATGGTGGCTGGTTACTCACCTGGCAAAAAAACACATCTTCGGAGCAAGGGCTAGAAGTCCTATCTCTCCGTTACGACGCAGATGGCATCCCCCAGACCCCAAAGGTTCAAGGAACCGATGCAGCAGACACTTTAGTCGGCTCATCCCTGATCACTTTGGCGGGAGGGCTAGGCAACGACATTTACATAGTAAATAGCTCAAATGCAGCCACCCCAATAATCTTAGAAAAAAGCGATGAAGGCACCGACACCGTATACAGCTCAATTAATTACTACAAATTAGCCGACAATATAGAAATAGGCCGAATCACTACCGCAGACAAAACAGCAAGATTAGAAGGAAACAGCTTAAACAATACACTCTTCGCCACAAGCGCCAACCAAACCCTTGATGGCGGTGACGGCATAGATACAGCCTCTTTCATTCACTCCACTGCCGGTGTTATTCAGGGCATTGGTCACGAACTACAAGAAATATACACCGACGGCATTTTATACAATATAGAAAACATTACCGGCTCCAATTTCAATGACGTTTTTTACAACAGCAGCAGCAACAATGTGTTTGATGGAGCATTAGGCTCTGACACTGTAGACCTATCCTTCATCTCTGCAGCTTCTACCATTAACCTCTCAAAGACAGCATCTCAAAATACTCAAGGAGCCGGATCAGATACATTCATTAACATAGAGAATCTCTACGGCTCACGTTACAACGACAACTTCACCGGCAACGCAGCCGGTAACGTGCTCAACGGCAGGGCTGGAAATGATGTGTTGGATGGAAGAGAGGGGGCAGACTGGCTGATCGGCGGCGACGGCTCCGACACCTACTTCGTCGACAATACCGGTGACATAGTCAGCGAAACCAATACCAACGCGACTACGGGCGGCACCGATACCGTCAACAGCTATCTCAGCCGGTACACACTGGGTGCCAATATCGAAAATGGCCGCATCACAGCCAGCAGTACGGCCAGCCTGACCGGTAACAGTCTCAACAATATTCTCTATGCCGGCGCCGGTAATAACGTGCTGAACGGCGGCAGTGGCAGCGACACGGCCTCCTATCTGTATGCCGGCAGTGCCGTGACCGTCAGCTTGGCCAACACGGCAGCACAAGCCACGGGCGGCTCGGGCTCCGACACCCTCACCGCTATCGAAAATCTGACCGGTTCCAATTACAACGACAAACTCACAGGCAACTCAGCTAATAACAAACTGAGCGGGGGTCTGGGCAACGACGTGTTGAATGGCGGCGCTGGCGCCGACAACATGATAGGAGGCGACGGCTCGGACAACTACTACGTAGATCACGCCAGCGACGTAGTCAGCGAGACCAATGCTGATGCCAGCACGGGAGGCACCGATACTATATTCAGCTATCTCGCAGGATATAACCTCGGCACCAACATCGAGAACGCACGCATTCTGGCTACCGGTTCCGCCAACCTCACCGGTAACAGCCTCAACAACGTGCTGATGGCTGGCAATGGCAATAACGTGCTGAATGGCGGCAGCGGCATCGATACCGCTTCTTACGCTTATGCTGGTAGCGCAGTAACGATCAGCCTTTCCAGCACGAGCGCACAGGCCACCAAGGGCTCGGGCTCAGACACTCTGACCTCCATCGAAAACCTGACCGGCTCCAACTACAACGACACGCTGATTGGCAACTCCGCCAGCAACACGCTCAATGGCGGTTCCGGCAATGACCGCCTAACTGGTGGTGCTGGCAAGGACACACTGATCGGCGGAGCCGGCAACGACGTCTTTGCCTTTATCGCTCTCGCGGACAGCGGCGTAGCCAGTAATAGCTGGGATATCATCAAGGACTTCGTTCGTGGCGCCGACAAGATTGATCTGTCCAAACTGGATGCCAATACTGCCGCAAGCGGCGACAACGCCTTCAACAAGATCATCGATGGCGCGGCAACCTTTACCGCGGCCGGGCAATTGAAGGTCTTCAATGGCGTGCTCTATGGCAATACCGATGGCGACATCGATGCCGAGTTCGCCATCCAGCTGATCGGTGTATCCAGCATCTCACTAGCAGATTTCATCGCCTGA
- a CDS encoding oxidative damage protection protein — protein sequence MSRTVHCRKHKQDLPGLDRQPYPGAKGEDIFNNVSKQAWDEWQAHQTMLINERRLNMMNAEDRKFLQGEMDKFLSGEEYAQADGYVPPSA from the coding sequence ATGAGCCGCACCGTCCACTGCCGCAAGCACAAACAAGACCTCCCCGGCCTCGACCGCCAGCCCTACCCGGGCGCGAAAGGCGAAGACATCTTCAACAACGTGTCCAAGCAAGCCTGGGACGAATGGCAGGCGCACCAGACCATGCTGATCAACGAACGCCGCCTGAACATGATGAACGCCGAAGACCGCAAGTTCCTCCAGGGCGAGATGGACAAGTTCCTCTCCGGCGAGGAATACGCCCAGGCCGACGGCTACGTGCCACCGAGCGCCTAA
- a CDS encoding acetyl-CoA sensor PanZ family protein: MPVFVEIVTRPSAQDHTDLTKVYADAPDWLLTPYASADALIASGIGEGRLIAGRFNDRLLGAALLTHGADCWRLSHLCVRKVTRKRGVARRILDEAQRMAREAGKPLHLAAPKDHLESQALAARTGLQLDSL; the protein is encoded by the coding sequence ATGCCCGTGTTTGTCGAGATCGTCACCCGCCCATCGGCCCAGGATCACACCGACCTGACCAAGGTCTACGCCGACGCCCCGGACTGGCTGCTGACGCCCTACGCCAGCGCCGACGCGCTGATCGCCAGCGGCATCGGCGAAGGCCGACTGATCGCCGGGCGCTTCAACGACCGCCTGCTCGGCGCCGCCCTGCTAACCCATGGCGCCGACTGCTGGCGTCTGTCGCACCTGTGCGTACGCAAGGTCACGCGCAAGCGCGGCGTGGCCCGACGCATCCTCGACGAAGCCCAGCGCATGGCCCGCGAAGCCGGCAAGCCGCTGCACCTGGCCGCGCCGAAAGACCATCTGGAAAGCCAGGCCCTGGCCGCCCGCACCGGCCTGCAGCTGGATAGCCTGTAA